The Chloroflexota bacterium DNA segment GACAGCAGCGGCAGCAGCGACTAGCGTGGATCGTGGATCGTGGATCGTGGATCGTGGATCGTGGATCGTGGATCGTGGATCGTGGATCGTGGATCGTGGATCGTGGATCGTGGATCGTGGAAGCATGCTTGCTGACGCGCGCTGCTGTGTCGTAGCAAACACGCAACTCCCCATGTCATCCTGAGCGCAGCGAAGGACCTCACCCGCTGACGCGAACATTGACGGTCAGCGGGTGACGCGAACGTTGACGGTCAGCGGGTGGCACGAGCGTTGACGGTCAGCGGGTGAGGTCCTTCGCTGCGCTCAGGATGACAACTGCAGCTTGCATGCTTTCACCACGACCCACGGCCCTCGGCCCTCGGCCCTCGCTCCACGGCCCAGCTAGAACGGCATGCCCCGCACCAGCATAATCGCCAGCGCCACCACCACCAGCGCCAGGATCGCTTCCAGCCGCCCGAGCATCGAGGCCGTCTTCCGCAGCCGCTCGGACTCGGCGGGCGCGCCGCCGGCCTCCGCAACGCGCACGCTGTGCGGTCCCATCACGAAGTCGTGGTAGAAGCTCAGCGCCAGCATCAGCGCCACGACTCCCAGCTTCAGGGCGAGGGTCGTGCCGAACGGGCTGCCCCACAGCTCGCTGCTGAACAGGTTGCTCCAACTGACGCCACGGTACACAGCATTGATCGTGCCCGTCACCAGCAGCAGCCCGATACAGACCCAGCCGACCGTGCGGAAGCGCCGTCCGACCGCCCCAAACAGCATTGCCCGCTGCTGCTGGGGCAACGGGCGCGTGACGGGCACCACCACCAGGGCCAGAAAGAACATCCCGCCGATCCAGATAATGGCACTCAGGATGTGGAGAAAGACGCTGAGCTGATACAGCACCATGCGAACACCTGACAGCGTGTGATGAAAAAGGGCGCCAGGACACCACCGGTCATTGTCGCAGAGCGCCCCGTGGGACAGCTTGAGCATTCCCCGAGCAACCAGAAGAGCCAGGAACCAGAAGGGCCAGACCGTCACAGTCTGGCCCCGGTACGTCCCCTGCTGCGAGGTCAGGCTACGGCTTGACGATCTCGAACGACGCCCCGCCGACGCCGGCGCTGCCATCAGGAGCCAGCGCGCTGACGCCCACCCCGATGAACCCGGGGCTGCCTGTCGGCTTCCAGCTCACACTGGACTTGCCACTGCCATCGGTCGCGGGAGCCTCTGGCGTCTCACCGGTCGGGCTGGTCTTCACCGTCACCGTCGCGCCCTGGACCGGCTGCCCGTTCTTCGTCACCGTGATGCTGACGGTCTGCTCGTCGCCCTTGATCTTGGACTGCTTGACGCTGACGTCCACCTTCAAGAAGTCGCCGCTGGCCGCCGCCCCAGAAGACGCATTGCTGCTCGTGCCGGTCGTCGGCTGGCTCTGCGCCGTGGTCGTGGAGGGAGCCGGCGCGGCAGACGCACTTGCCTGAGCGGGTGGCGCAGCGGGAGCGGGGGCGCTCGCCTGGGCGGGCGGGGTGCTGCCGCCCGAGACCGACACCAGGTAGTCAGCCGCAACCCAACCACGACCGTCGCCCGGCGCGCGGACGTTCCGCCACGTCAGGCCGTCCGCCTTCCGATCCTCGCCCACGATCTCCAGCACCGTGCCGTCTGCCAGCCGCGCCGCGATCGCGCCCTTCAAGGACGGCTCAGCGCGCAGCCGCACGCCGGTCCCGCCGGTGTTCGCCACCCGCACCTTCTGACCGCCGCTGTTCGTCGTGGCGTTCATCGGCTGGGTCGAGCCGCTGGTACCCGCGCCCGAGGACACCGTGGGCCCCGGCCGCTGGGTGTTCAGATTGCGCGGCGCAGACGGCGCCGTCTGGGACTTGTAGCCAGGGTCGATCTTCCGCAGGACGATGGCCGCGATGGACTCGGCCTCGGCCATCCGCGTCGGCTTGGTCAAGCCGGCGACGGTGATCCCGACGACCATCGCACCGCGGCGGAAGAGGAACAGGTGAGCCACGGCTGGCTGCCCATCCGCCGACTGGCCCTCCATCGTCAGGCCCGCCGCCTCGTCGCCAAGCTTCGCGACCTTCGACTCGGCCCATGGCGGCGACGCGGTCGTCAACGCCTGCCGCGAGGAGGTGAACTGCTCGGCGGCCTGCTGGGCGTTGGCCGTCTTCGCGACGAGCGTCTTGATCTCGATGGGGCCGTCAGCAAAATTCTTCGGCGTCTGGTCCCGCACGAAGTCCGCTTCGTACACGACGATGCCAGGCACCGGCTCGCGCTGCTCGCTCTTCTCGGGGACGAACTGGAAGCCGCCCCGCAGCTCATTCGCGGCGGGGGTGACGGCCTTCGGCTCAACCGAGAGGTCGCTCTGCGCCAGCGCCACCCCTGGCGAGAAGGTGTTTGCTACCGTGCTGATGCCGAGCGTCAGCACCATCGCCAGCGTCAGCACACGCCAGGCGGTCATCAGTGGGCGGATCATGTTCTACGCCTCGTCGAAGACTCCGATACGTCGGTACTTCGCGAACCGATCGTGAAGCAGGCGATCAGCATCCAATGCCTCGCCGTACCCATAGCAACGATCAAGGTCGCTCAGGGTCGCACGGAGCGCGTTTCCGAGCGCGGCTGCTGCCCCCACCGGGTCGGTATGGGCGCCACCCGCCGGCTCGGGGACGATCTGATCGGCGATGCCGAACCGCCAGACGTCCTCTGCCGTGATCTTCATGGCGGTCGCAGCCTCCGCCACGAGGCCGGCATCGTTCCAGAGAATCGACGCGCAGCCCTCGGGTGATACGACAGAGTAGACGGCGTTCTCAAGCATTAAGACACGGTCGGCCATCGCAATGGCCAGCGCGCCACCGCTGCCACCCTCGCCGATGATCGCGCTGATGACCGGCGTTCGCAGGCGGGCCATCTCCAGCAGATTCGTGGCGATGGCGATGGCCTGTCCGCGCTCCTCAGATGGCAGCGTTGGATCGGCCCCGGGCGTGTCCACCAGCGTGATGATCGGCAGGCCGAACTTCTCCGCCTGCTTCATCAGGCGCAGGGCTTTGCGATACCCCTCCGGCTTCGGCATCCCGAAGCGGCGGACGGCGTTCTCCTTGGCGTCGCGCCCCTTCTGGTGGCCGATCAGCATGACCGGCCGCCCATCCAGGCGGGCCGGGCCGGCCACCAGCGCGGCGTCGTCGGCAAAGAGCCGGTCGCCGTGCAGCTCGATGTGCTCCTCGAAGATCGCGCCGACGTAGTCCAGGGTGTACGGCCGCTGCGGATGGCGGGCCAGCTGGACCCGCTGCCACGCCGACAGCGCCGCCGACTCCGACGCACTGTCGGCCGGGACCAGCGCTGGCGTCGCCGGCGGCTCGCTCAGGGGATCGAAGTTGGTGATGCGCTCCTCGGTGCTTGCCAGGGTCAGGCCCCCTTCCAGGCGGCCGCGGACGGCAGGCCGGAGTAGAGCCGCACGAGGCGGGCGATGGTCGGGCGCAGGTCACGCCGTGAAACCACCTTGTCGATCATGCCGTGCTCGAGCTGAAACTCGGCGCGCTGGGTGCCGGGCGGCAGCTTCTGCTTGGTGATCTGCTCGATGACGCGCGGCCCGGCAAACCCGACCAGCGCGCCCGGCTCGGCCAGCATCACGTCGCCCAGGCCGGCGAAGCTCGCCGTCACGCCGCCCGTCGTCGGATCGGTCAGCAGGCAGATGAACGGCACGCGGGCGTCGCTCAGGCGGGCCAGGGCTGCCGAGGTCTTCGCCATCTGCATCAACGAGAAGATGCCCTCGTGCATGCGCGCCCCGCCCGACGAGCAGACGGCCAGGAACGGCTGCCGGTCCTCGATCGAGCGCTCAATGGCCCGCGTCACCTTCTCGCCCACGACCGAGCCCATGCTCGCGCCCATGAAGCTGAAATCCGCCACGGCGATCCGGAGACTGGCCCCCTCGATAGCGCCCGTGCCACAGGTGATCGCCTCGCTCAGGCCCGTCTTCCCCTGGGTCTCTTCGAGCTTATCCAGGTACTTCTGGCCGGCGCTCACAAAGCCGAGCGGATCGCCCGGCCGCAACGTGCGGTCCTCTTCCTGGAACGAGCCTTCGTCCAGCAGCTGCTCGATGCGCTGCCGCGCCGAGAGCCGGGCGTGGAACTGGCACTTCTGGCAGACCCGCAGATTCTTCTCGAACTCGCGGGTGTAGATCAGCTCCTTGCAGCGGTCGTTGCCGCAGCGCACCCAGAGGTTGGCCGGAATCTCCTTCGGCCCGATCCACGAGCGGGGCGAGAACCGCGACCGATGCGGCGGCGGCGGTGGAGGAGGAGGCGCGTCGGCCTCGACCGCGCCGTTCGCAGGGGCCGGCGCCGTGACCGGGGCGGCCTCGGCAGGTGCAAGCCCGTCTTCACGGTGTTCGCGGCGAAAGAGGTCACGAATCGGCACGGGCGGTCTCTTCCCTCGGCCCTTCAGGCCATAGCGTCGTTCGTCGGCCGGGTGCTCGCAGGAGCGGCCAGTTGCACGCATACCCGACGACACAGGACGCCTGGACGACGCTGCATGCGCCTGGCCACCGGCTGGTGGTCTGCTGCAAGGAGCCCCACCATCCTGCGGGGCCAGATCGGGTGAGGCATCGGATCCACCCCCAACGGGCCGACACAGCGGCGACCGGGCGCGCGTCAACAAGACCACGGCATCGGGGCTGGTGGGAGTCTACCAGCCGTCTCCGAGGACGGTCAAGCAGATGGGGGTGCCCGGGGTGACATTTCTCGTCAGCAGCCCGTCGAGGTCGCGCGACAGCAGTGCCGGAAAGTCATGAACCGCACGACACCAACGTGGTATAGACTGCTGCCCCTGCCCGGCCTGCGCCGCAGACGCCGCCAGGGCCATGCCTGCTGCGTGAGGAGGGTCAGCATGCGACACCTGTCCAGGCATACACGCGTCGAGCGGCTCGTGCGCGAATGCCTCATGCTCGCGGCGGCGCTGGCAACCGGCCTGCTGACGACGGGCCTGCTGCCGGCCGCCGTCCAGGCCCAGAGCGCCAGCCCGTGGGGCGAGCGCGCGCCGATGCTCCTGCCGCGCTCCGAAGCGTCCGTCGCGGAGCTGAACGGCAAGGTCTACTTCCTGGGCGGCTACCCGGGCGCGCGGATCACGTCGGACTCGGTCCAGGTCTACGACACGAAGACGGACACCTGGGAGCTGGGTCCGCCGTTGCCGGTCCCCCTGCACCACACGATGGCCTCGGTGGTGAACGACCGGCTCTACATCATCGGCGGCGAGGGCGGGAACCCGACGCCCGGCGAGTCGGTCTTCCAGAACGGCGTCTACATGCTGGACGAGCAGGCCGGGCAGTGGATCGCCCGCGCGCCGATGCCGACGGCCCGCAGCGGCGGCGGCTCGGCGGTCATCGACGGCAAGATCTACGTCGCCGGCGGACGCCCGCCGCGCGGCCACGACCTCGCCGTCTACGATCCCGCGTCGGATACCTGGACGGAGCTGCCGAACATCCCCACCCAGCGCAACCACCTGGGCGTGGTAGCCGTCAACGGCAAGCTGTACGTGGCGGGCGGACGCTTCGGCGGCGGCGTCGGCAGCGAGATGACGGATCGCCTGGAGATCTACGATCCAGCCACCAACAGCTGGTCGGAGGGTGCGCCGCTGCTGGCCCCGCGCGCGGGCGTCACGTCGGTGGAGGCCAACGGCTGCGTCTACCTGATCGGCGGCGAGGGCAACGACGCGCACCCGATGGGCGTCTTCGACCGCGCCGAGCTGTACGACCCTGCCACCAACAGTTGGCACAGCTTGCCGCCCCTCCCAACGGCGATGCACGGCATCACGGGCGCGGCGTTTCTGGACGGCCTGATCTACGTGCCCGGCGGCGCGACCCGACGTGGGGTGAGCGGCCAGGACGTGACGCTGAAGCTGCAAACGCTGACGGTCGAACGTAGCTGCGGCTGACCCCCGAGCGCACCGCGGCTGACGGCAGCCGGCCTGCACGGCGGGGCGCCCATGTGCTCCCGCCGCGCCGGGTA contains these protein-coding regions:
- a CDS encoding acetyl-CoA carboxylase carboxyltransferase subunit alpha; this encodes MVPADSASESAALSAWQRVQLARHPQRPYTLDYVGAIFEEHIELHGDRLFADDAALVAGPARLDGRPVMLIGHQKGRDAKENAVRRFGMPKPEGYRKALRLMKQAEKFGLPIITLVDTPGADPTLPSEERGQAIAIATNLLEMARLRTPVISAIIGEGGSGGALAIAMADRVLMLENAVYSVVSPEGCASILWNDAGLVAEAATAMKITAEDVWRFGIADQIVPEPAGGAHTDPVGAAAALGNALRATLSDLDRCYGYGEALDADRLLHDRFAKYRRIGVFDEA
- a CDS encoding kelch-like protein, translated to MRHLSRHTRVERLVRECLMLAAALATGLLTTGLLPAAVQAQSASPWGERAPMLLPRSEASVAELNGKVYFLGGYPGARITSDSVQVYDTKTDTWELGPPLPVPLHHTMASVVNDRLYIIGGEGGNPTPGESVFQNGVYMLDEQAGQWIARAPMPTARSGGGSAVIDGKIYVAGGRPPRGHDLAVYDPASDTWTELPNIPTQRNHLGVVAVNGKLYVAGGRFGGGVGSEMTDRLEIYDPATNSWSEGAPLLAPRAGVTSVEANGCVYLIGGEGNDAHPMGVFDRAELYDPATNSWHSLPPLPTAMHGITGAAFLDGLIYVPGGATRRGVSGQDVTLKLQTLTVERSCG
- a CDS encoding SH3 domain-containing protein yields the protein MIRPLMTAWRVLTLAMVLTLGISTVANTFSPGVALAQSDLSVEPKAVTPAANELRGGFQFVPEKSEQREPVPGIVVYEADFVRDQTPKNFADGPIEIKTLVAKTANAQQAAEQFTSSRQALTTASPPWAESKVAKLGDEAAGLTMEGQSADGQPAVAHLFLFRRGAMVVGITVAGLTKPTRMAEAESIAAIVLRKIDPGYKSQTAPSAPRNLNTQRPGPTVSSGAGTSGSTQPMNATTNSGGQKVRVANTGGTGVRLRAEPSLKGAIAARLADGTVLEIVGEDRKADGLTWRNVRAPGDGRGWVAADYLVSVSGGSTPPAQASAPAPAAPPAQASASAAPAPSTTTAQSQPTTGTSSNASSGAAASGDFLKVDVSVKQSKIKGDEQTVSITVTKNGQPVQGATVTVKTSPTGETPEAPATDGSGKSSVSWKPTGSPGFIGVGVSALAPDGSAGVGGASFEIVKP
- a CDS encoding DUF4149 domain-containing protein; translated protein: MVLYQLSVFLHILSAIIWIGGMFFLALVVVPVTRPLPQQQRAMLFGAVGRRFRTVGWVCIGLLLVTGTINAVYRGVSWSNLFSSELWGSPFGTTLALKLGVVALMLALSFYHDFVMGPHSVRVAEAGGAPAESERLRKTASMLGRLEAILALVVVALAIMLVRGMPF
- a CDS encoding acetyl-CoA carboxylase carboxyltransferase subunit beta; this translates as MRATGRSCEHPADERRYGLKGRGKRPPVPIRDLFRREHREDGLAPAEAAPVTAPAPANGAVEADAPPPPPPPPHRSRFSPRSWIGPKEIPANLWVRCGNDRCKELIYTREFEKNLRVCQKCQFHARLSARQRIEQLLDEGSFQEEDRTLRPGDPLGFVSAGQKYLDKLEETQGKTGLSEAITCGTGAIEGASLRIAVADFSFMGASMGSVVGEKVTRAIERSIEDRQPFLAVCSSGGARMHEGIFSLMQMAKTSAALARLSDARVPFICLLTDPTTGGVTASFAGLGDVMLAEPGALVGFAGPRVIEQITKQKLPPGTQRAEFQLEHGMIDKVVSRRDLRPTIARLVRLYSGLPSAAAWKGA